The stretch of DNA ATCAATAGCAATAATGGTGTATTCATTTGCCAAAACGGTAGCTATACTTTCAAATAAATCGCCATTGTCTGCAAAACCATGAAAGGCAAACATTAAGTCCCTACCTTTTCCATATTGATGGTAATGTATTTGATGATCCTTATAGGTTACTACTGCCACGATCTATTTATTTTGGGGGAAATTCATCTTTAACAGCATCGACAATTAGTCGTCCTATTTCGTGAATACAATCTACCTGTTTTTCTTTCGTAAAAGAATCTTCATAACTATATCTTATAACTTTTCGATAAGAACAAGTTGCCATATTTAAGACCAATTCGTAATTATAACGATTAAAATGCAATTCAACCTCCAATTCAAAACTTAAGGAAGGCTTGGTAACAAACTCCCATAAACCATATACAAATACAGAATCTAGACGATCTAAGATTCCCAAATCTATATCAGGAAATTCAATGACCTTAAACATATAATCAAATGTTTGGATCATTTTTGTCAAACCACCCAAAAAAGGTGCTAAAGAGCGCTCATAAGTTTGTTCTAAGATAGGACGGCTAATTGGTGTTGGCATTGAATCAATTAAAGTACAGATAACAACAAAATCCCTTTAATAATAAGGTTTTGTGCGTAAGTTTAAATTTTTTGTTTTTCAAATCTTTTTGGTGCTTTGACTAATCGTGTATAATAATAAACCACTCTGTCTGCTTATCACTACTTTTGTTATAGATTATAATAAAAGTAGTTGAAAGCTTGCCCTTTTTTAGCGTTTACCACACGATTTATCAAAGAACGATCTTTTTTTATTCGCTAGAGCTAACTCAAATCTTCCACAAACGCAACAAAGCGGTTTCTATAGCCAAAAAGATCAAGGCAATCACCAAGCACCATTTCCAGAGTGGTGTCCCTTTGCTTTGAGTTGCAATAATTTCTGTAAAATCAGTGCTATTGGTTCCTTCTATAATTGCTACATTGCTTCCCATCAAGTTGCCCAAATCTTCAACATTATAAAAAGTAAGATAGGACTCCTTTCGGTCATAATTAAAGCCAAACTTATCCAAAACTTCATCCTTTTTGAGGTATAAATTATAGAAACCTGCTGCTTTAATTTGGTTATTTAACCCCAACATTACACGGCTTCCCATAGGGCGTTGTTCGGGAATAAATTCCCCTTGATTGCCTTGAAGTTTATAAACCAATTCAGAAGAAGAAGCTCTGTTGTCTGTTTCCAACACATCGTCTTTGCCAATAATATAAGCAACTTTGTCTTCTGTTGTTGCCGATAGTGCCATTTTATAAAGCATTGGGACAAAGATTTCACCATTCTTAACAAAATCAGAATAATCCACTCCCAAAGGTGCAGCACAAAGGAATAGATGCCCTTTTCCTTGGGTATATTTTCCTACAAAAGTGCCCCCATCTCGGTATCTCAAAATGACTTCTTCGCCAGAAGTTGCTCGCTTAGCGATTTTATAATTGGCTTGCGTAACAGGCAGTTTAAGATTGCTTCTTCTATCTTCAAATACATCGTTAAAAATAAACTCTTCGAAATTGATATAAGAAACCTTCCGTTCCCTTACATCCAAGCTACCATAAGCATTGGCATTAAACTGTCTAGTTAGGTTGTTATAATCGCTCAAGTTGGCTTCATGATGTGGAAAAAGAACCACATTCCCACCATTCATCGCATAATTTTTTAGTTCACTAATCAAGCCAGAAGGAATTGATTTTAGTTCATCTAAAATAACCAAATCGTAATTAGGAAATTCGGTATAATTCAATTGCCCTGCGTTTTGGGAGGTTGCTTTAAAATAATCATTATCCAAAAACGTTGCTGCTACAAAACGATTGGGGGTGCCTTCGTGGATTTGTAAAATATCCACCTGTTCATCTACATTAAACGTAAAATAGTAATCGTTATCAAACTCAATTGGAAAATCCGTAATGGTCAATTTTGCTTCATGCCACCCCGTTCTCAAAACAGGAATATCAATGGTATCATACACCGAAGTCTGAGCAGGAATGGTAAGGGTACCCACTGGACGAGTCTGATTGTCAATATACAAACTCATACGCACATTGGGAATTTCTCGATCACTTAGGTTTCGCACCTTAACCACCAATGGATTCGGCTGGTTCAAACTCTGCACAGGAGATTGAAACCATGCGGTATCTATAGCAACATTTTGATTTTGAACCGATTGCAACGGCACTAAATTCAAACTAATGGTTGTATCCTTATAAGGAGATAAATCTGTTATATTTTTCTGAAAATCAGAAACAATGTACAATTCTTTGTTTTTGTTCTTTCCTCCATTAACAGCCTGTTTTTGTCGAGCAAGCACCTTGGATAAATTACGCACATTATGGGTGATTTTTACTTCATTAATCCTTGTTAAAGCATCCTCCTTACTCAATAAACGTTGATCTCTACCTTCAAAATCTGCCGTTAAAATCTGGATTCTATCGTCTACACTATAAGCCGAAACAATTTCCTCTACTCTAGTCCTAGCTTTTTCTAACAAGCGCACATCCTCACTCTCGGCAGCCATACTAAACGAATTATCAAAAAAGATGCTCACATCTTTATTTCCAGATTTCACTTTCCCATTCTTGTTAGGAAGGTAAGGCATCGCAAAGGCAAAGACCAAAAAGGCCAATGTCAAAATACGTGCTATCAATACCAATAGGTGCTTTATCTTGGAACGAGCAGAAGTCTGTTCTTTTACCTCTTTTAGAAATTTAACATTGGTAAAATAAACTGTTTTAAACCTTCTAAAATGAAAGAGGTGAATGATAACAGGAATAGCTAGAGCCAACAAAGCCCACAAAAACCAAGGATATACAAAACTCATTTAGTTATATTAATTTAGTACACGGTCCTTTAAGTAGTTTAGTGTTTTTACAGTAGATTTTGATTGCTGTAGAAGCGACTCAGAACTTGACAGTCTTAGCCATTTGAGTAAGCCCCAAACAGCAACAACAGACAAAAGTTACTCTTAAAAAGATTAAATAATTTAGAGAAACAGTGTATTTATGTAGTTGGTTGTTTTTTGGCTTTATCAACAAAAATATTCACACAGCCATTTAATTATCAATTATTTACCTCAAAAAAGTTCAAATTACATCTTTCCCTTTATGTGATAAGCTATAATTGAATCAACTAAAATAAGCTAGGAAAAAGGCTACACCAACATTTCTAGGAGCATTAAGAAATATTTAAGTAACAAAGCAGAATCTGTTTTGCTTTGTTACTTAAGTCATCTTACTAAAAGAACCCCATGTATTCTTGAAGAATAAGGCAAGCACTAATTTGATCGACCAAGCCCTTGTCTTGCCTGTCCTTTTTCTTTTTAACTGTTTTTTGAATCACATCTTCTGCCATTTTTGAGGTAAAAGCCTCATCTTGGCGTTCAATCTTAATGGCTGGGTATACCTTTTTAAACCGCTTAATAAAGCCCTTTATATGCCCTTCTAAATAGGTTGGGCTTCCATCTTTATGTTTGGGCTCACCAATAACAATGCATTCTACGTCCTCTGTCTTCAAGTAATTTTCAAAAAAAGCCAACAGTTGAGCAGTTGCAATGGTATCGAGTGGGCTTGCAATGATCTGTAAAGGGTCTGTTGTTGCCAAGCCCACTCGTTTTATACCATAGTCTATGGCCATTATTCTAGCCATACTTAACCGATTGTTTTAATTAAGTCTGTTCCTGTATTTAAAATTGGGTCAGCAGCTGAAACGTCTCCATTCAAAACAGGATATAACAATAAAAATACGATTGCTCCTGCCACAAAACCAATAAAAGCCAACCAAGCAATATGTTTAACATACCACATAAAGTCAATTTTTTCCATTCCCATTGCCGCTACTCCCGCAGCAGAACCAATAATTAACATAGATCCTCCTGTACCAGCAGAGTAAGCTAAGAAATGCCACAATTTATCATCAATCCCCTCTGTATACATTCCCATAGCTGCTGCTACCAAAGGCACATTATCAATCAAAGCAGAACCTAAACCTAAAACAGCAATTACAATATCTCGATTTGGAATCGTATTGTCCATATATACTGCCAAAGATTTTAGTGTTCCCATTGATTCTAAAGAAGCCACTGCCATCAAAATTCCTAGAAAAAATAAAATACTAGACATCTCGATTCTAGACAAGGCATTATGAGCAGAGTAATGGTGTTTGTCTTCAAAATCTTCGTCAGGGTGTAAATATTCTGAGATCAACCATACCATTCCCAAAGAAAGCATCATGCCTACATAAGGAGGTAAATGGGTAATTACTTTAAATATTGGAACAAAAATTAACCCTGTTAATCCTGCTACCAACATAACGGTACTTCCTACTACCTTTTTGGAATCTGTATTAGTTTCACGGCTAGATTCAGGTATTGTAATTGCTCCTTTCATGTACGACATTCTAGACATAAAAAAGGTAGGTACAACTGCACAAACAATAGATGGTATCAAAATATTAACAATCAAACCACTCGTAGATACATTATCGTTAATCCACAACATTGTTGTTGTCACATCTCCAATTGGTGACCAAGCTCCCCCTGCGTTTGCAGCAATAACTGCCAAACCTATAAAATAAATTCTTTCTTCTTTTACAGGAACTAGTTTTCTCAATAAAGAAACCAATACGATGGTACAAGCTAAGTTATCTAAGGTAGCCGATAGAAAAAAGGCTAAAGGAGTAATCAACCAAAGCATGGTTGATTTTTGAGTTGTTTTGATTCGATCAGTTATAGCAGAAAAGCCTTTGTGCAAATCAATCAACTCTACAATTGTCATTGCTCCTATTAAAAAGATAAGGATTTCTGCCGTCTTCCCAATATGGTGCAACAAAGTAGGTCCTAATTCATCTTTGTAATAATCGTGTGCAGCTCCATGTGCAATGTGCCCTTCGGGAAGTGGTATATGCCCCAAAGATACTAATGCCCAACAAACTGCGGCCATTATCAATGCAGGAACCGTTTTGTCAAGTTTTAAGGGGTGTTCAAAAACTATTGCTAAATAGCCAATGATAAAAGTAAGAATTACTGCTGTTAGCATTTTTTGTAAGATTAGAAGGTTATCAGTATTAATCGACATTCGACGAAACACTACTCTATAGGAAACCTAAACAGAGCTGGCGACCTCACGAACGATAAGCTTGTATAAAAACGTGCTAAAATTACACAAATTGACGGGTTTAGCAAACAACTGAAACACTTTTTTGAAGCTACTTTATCAAAGCTAGTTTATTCGTTCTATAGCAGTGCAGCTACCCACTAAGGCGAAATGCAGTAAATCTATGAAGTATTGCTTACCAAACAGCCCATAATACAATAAAAAGGGCTAACCCTTCCTTCGAAAGATTAGCCTTTTAGCCTTATATTTGTTAGCAAACTTATTTAAAATAAGAATCCGACAAAGTTGTTCTTGTTACTTTTTTGAGGGTTGTTTTAGTCAATACATTGCCATTTTTGTCCTTAGTAACGCTACTTAAAGGAAAGCCTTCTTGTCCTAATTCCGCCAAAGCACAGAGCCCATAATCAGATTTAAAAAATTCTTTGTATTCCGAAAAATTAATTTTCACATCTGTTGTTATCTCAACATCCGCCACAATTTCTGCAGTAGAGATTTCCCAATGTTGAACCGAACTAAAATCCTTGTGTTTAACAGTTCCCTTATTTTGAAGCTTGGCTCCTTCCATAGAAAACCCAATTGGTGAAGTAATATCACTCGCAGGAATGACTCTCTTAGTATTTCCACTAATCATCAACATAGAATTGGTACTTTTTTGAGGCACACACCTCATTTGCACCTCTCCTCTACTCGATGCTGAGGATAGTTCATAGGCGATTTTGTCACCTTTGATGTACCATTTTAGATCGTATTCTAACCCATTAGATGTTACCTGATGCATCTCTATTATTCCTTCAAAAGTTTGTGCCCAAACAACCGTTGAAGAAGCCAAGAAAACAATTAATAGTAGAGTTATTTTATTCATATTGTATGTGTATTATTATGAGTAGAGTCCATAATTTAATAATACGTCAAAGAATCTGCCAATATAGTATTACTGACAATATTTAACGCTTTGAATCTGCTTTTAAGAAAATTTAAATAAGAGGGTCAATTCTTGTGCCTAAAACTAGGTTTGCTGAACTATTTGCTTGAATAGTTCATTGTTTTTGCTTCTTTAGTTGCTTTGTGGGTTTATTTTTTTTCTTCTTTGATGCTCCAAGGCATCTATTATTTTAGTTTGAGTAAAAGAGCAGGTCTAATGCCCTTTTACTCAATTGGACTGTTAATATAAAAAAAACAATCTAATTAACGTCTATTCCGCTTTAGTGAATTTAGTTGCCAATCATTCCTTTTATATTGGTGGTTTGATAATTACCATCAATAGGACCAATAAGAAGGTTGTTATTGCGCTTGATTGCATGACCAGCAGCTCCTCCATCAGGAAATACAGTTAATGGTGGATCAGGGAAATTTTGATTAAAGATGCTCACATTCCCAACAAAAGGAATATTAATGGTTACATCCAAATTAAAGCTCAAACTTCCTTCTTGCCCAGGCAAACCATATCCACCGCCATTCCCACCAAATACAGCAGGAGTAATGGTAAATTGTGCTACCGTCACTTGAAAAGAAATTGGCGTTGTTAACACTCCCCCATTTCCAGGCAATGCAAGCATACCACCACTCGCAGCAGTTCCTGCTTCATAATAACCAAATCCTGTACCAAGATTTCCACCTTCGCCCAATTGAGCGCCACCGCCTCCGCCAGCACCAATTCCTAAATTAAAATTACCAATTGGTTGAGGGATCGGAATTGTAGCTAAAAAGCCTACAGATCCACCACCACCACCGCCGCCATAAATACGACCAGTGTTCACCAAATGAGTATGCGTTGTCAAATGCATGGCATGAGTTCCTGGCGCACCTTCTCCAGTTTGTCCTTGCAAACCAGCACCAACTCCTCCTTTACCACCATGAGCCAATAAAAATCCTTCGTTCCAAATTCCAACTCTAGACTGTGCATGTAAGTTACCAGAAGTATAAACAGGAGCGCCAGAAGTATCATTTGTCATTTCCAGCCCTGGCGGAATCCGCAACACAACACAAACAGGCGTAGAAGTAGGTAGATTATTAACCGCCTGTAAGTCATAATTTACAGTAGGTGCAATTAAATCAATTTCTATACAAGGATCAATTGTTACCACATAAACTTGGCTTTTTATTGTTCCGTCACAAGCAGCTTGTACGACAATAGGATAAGTTCCTGCTGGAGCAAAAATATCTGCTGTAACAGTTAGGTTAACCGTATCCGTTCCAGTAACCACTGCACGGTCAATAGAAGCTGTAATTCCTTGTGGTAAATTAGCAATCACATAAACACCTACCGAAGAAAGTCCATTCGTTTGGTTGATAAAAAGACGGGTAGAATCGCTATTCCCCATAATTCGATCAATATTCCCATTTTGATTCTCTATCGAAAAATCAAATAGGCAATCGTCACAGCTTTCTTGCCAAACAGGCAACCAGCACCTTCCTGTATAATATTGTACCGTGCTATCTTCGCTATTAAAAATGGTTAATCCAGGTTTGGGACTATAAATGTTATCTCGTTGTGCTGTTGTCATTCGTGGAGGCAAAAAACCCCTATCAGTAGACTCCAAATGCAAGATCGCTGAAGTATCTGGTTGAAGAATATTGATCCCTACTTGTGCCTCTAAAAAAGCACCACTACAAAGAAAACAAACCACGAGAAGAAAAATCTTATTTAATAATTTCATTTAAGCTTCTGTGTTATTTTTTTTATCTAAAATTGTATAATTGAAATTGTTTAAGCACTAAAAACCAGCAAGGCTAAAGTAAATTTTTAAACAACGTCATTGAATCGGTATTTTAAAAGGAAATTGTGCAACAAAATTGTACTTTTTGACGCATCAAAACAGTTCTGGCATACCAATACACGGTTGAGTAAATATATTAACTTTTTTTTAAGAAAAAAACCTAAAATCATTTAAATTCAAAACAATGAAGGATTGGTCACAAATTTTAACGCATACAGGAGAACATAAAGAAGAATATTACAATGCCATTGTTCCTCCTATTATACAATCTTCTAATTTTGCTTTTCCTTCTATTGCTGCATTTCGAGCAGGTTTTAAAGATGAGCTAGACAGCAGCTTATACACTCGTGGAAACAATCCCACTGTTCGTATTTTGCGCCAAAAATTAGCCGCAATGGAGGGCAGTGAAGATGCGCTAGTCTTCTCTAGTGGTGCAGCTGCTATTGCAGCAGCAGTGATTGCCAATGTTGCCGCAGGCGATCACATTATTTGTGTCCAAAAACCTTATAGCTGGACGGCGAAACTCATTGGTAATTTCTTGCAACGCTTTGGAGTTGAACACAGCTTTGTTGATGGTCGAAGTATAAAAAATATAGAGGCTGAAATTCGTCCGAACACCACTGTAATGATGTTAGAAAGTCCCAACTCCCTTACCTTTGAACTTCAAGACCTAAAAGCTTGTGCAGCATTAGCTCAACAGCATCAGATTACGACCATTATAGACAATAGCTATTGCAGCCCCTATTATCAAAATCCCATTGAATATGGTATTGACATCGTTGTCCACTCTGGCACCAAATACCTAGGAGGGCATAGTGATGTTGTTTTTGGGGTTGTTTGCTCAAGTCAGTCTATGATTAAGAAAATCTTTGCGTCAGAATATATGACATTAGGGGCTTGTATTTCTCCCAATGATGCTTGGTTGGTAATTAGGGGCTTGCGTACACTTCCCATTCGCTTAGAGAAGATTAGCCAAACCACTCAAACCGTTATACAATATCTAAAAAAGCATCCCAAAGTAGATTATGTTTGCTACCCCTTGGATGAAGATTTTCCTCAATACGAATTAGCAAAAGAGCAAATGCGTGGTGCAGGGGGTCTATTTTCTGTCAACTTCAAAGCCAATAGCATAGAACAAATGGAGCGTTTTTGTGATTCATTAACAGATTTTTTCCAATTGGCCGTTTCTTGGGGAGGGCATGAAGCCTTACAAATTCCAACTTGTGTCTTCTATAATTTACATCCTAATGAAGTTCCTCCGCTCCCATTTACCTTTGTTCGTTATTATATAGGTTTGGAAGAAGCTGATTATTTGATTGACAAATTTGAACGAGCACTCGCTTTACTGTAAGCACTTTTATTGGGCAAGTTAGACAGAGATGGGTTTGGGTTGATGATAAGTAAGAACAAATTATAATTTGTAAATCTCCTCTTAATTTAGTATTTTGTAAATAGGTAGATCATCTTCTAATGCATCATCAACTATCATCCTTATGTGGAAAGATTTAAAATACTTATTCGCTTACATTATTCCTGCGATTGTCATCCATGCTCTTTATTATAGAGGAATTTGGTCCTATAATGGCGTCACAGTCTCTTTTGTCCTAATTCCTCTTCTCGAAGCCTTTTTTCCAGGCAACAGTAATAATTTAACCACATCAGAAGAACAAACGCAAGCCAGTAAGTTCTTTTTTACGCTTTTACTTTATCTAAATGTCCCTATCCTTTTGGGCATTAGTTATTGGTATTTTTATAGCATTGCCAATCTTCCGTTAGCCACTTATGAAATGGTTGGACTAACGTTAACGGTAGGCATCTATTTGGGAGGGGTTGGTATTAATGTAGCGCACGAATTAGGGCATCGCAATCAATTATTGCCTCAGCTCCTTTCCAAAATTTTATTGATCCCTAACCTCTATATGCATTTTGCTATTGAACACAATCACGGTCACCATGTACACATTGCCACGCCTCAAGACCCTGCAAGTTCCCGCTTTAATGAGACCATTTATGCCTTTTATATTCGTTCTGTTGTTTATAGTTATCTTTCTGCTTGGAAAATTGAAGCAAAACGGCTACAAAAAGAAAACAAAACGCCCTTTAGCATTTACAATCAAATGATTCATTTTCAGTTGATACAAATAGGATATTTAACATTCCTTGTGTTTCTTTTTGATTGGGCTATTCTCCCTTTTGCTCTCCTTGCTGCAATTTTGGGCTTTCTAATGTTAGAAACCGTTAATTATATTGAGCATTATGGTTTACAACGTCGCCAATTAGAGTCTGGACGTTATGAAGCTGTGCAACCTTGGCATTCTTGGAATTGCAACCATGACATTGGTCGGATTCTACTCTATGAATTAACTCGGCACTCTGATCATCATTACAAATCGAATCGCCAATATCAAATTTTGCGACACTTCGAAAAAGCCCCCTTATTGCCTTGGGGCTACCCCACCTCTATGCTAATTGCCATGATTCCTCCCTTATGGTTCTATTTAATGAATCCTAGAGTAATAAAAATGAACCATGTATAAACGATTAATCTTCTTTAGCAACAGCACCTATGTTATCAATATTTAGGTATTCAGCAATGTGCTTGACCAAAATATCTCGTGCATAACATTTAAACTTAAAATAATCATCGGTATTGTGAAAATAAACCCTTGCCACATGCATTTGAGAACCGTCAAACAAACCTTTAATGGTTATTTTTTTTAAAGATAAGGTTTGATTGCTTTGATAAACACGGTTCTCATTGTTTGATTCCGCTATCAAGAGTTGGCAACTGCATATTTTTCCCTTCCCATTGTCTAACCATACAGACTTAGCACCTTCTGGTAGTTTTAAGGAATAGTTGACCGTTATTTTGGTATTTTCGGGGAGTTCCCTTAATCTAGTTTCTAAGGTAGTTTGACTGTAGGTTACCGTCCCCAAAAAGATCAAACCTATCGTAAATAACAATTGTAAATATACCCTCATATTTTTCTATTTTTATGAATAAATAGCTAAAACTCTATTCTGTTTTTATAGCTAAACTCTAATCAAAAATTATATGTTGGGGAATTTATGTGGGGAGATGATTACGAAGAGTAATAAAAGAAAATCATACTATAATTTCAACTAATAAAAAATATATTTTTTTACATAAATTAATAGATATACCTCCGTTTTCAAGATTTAAATGTACAAAGACATATCCTACTATAACTTACAAAAAATGGGCTTAAATTGCTATTAATTAACGTTTTTTAACAAAAAAACACTAGCTCTATTTCGTATTTATTCTTCTTAAAATCTCAAAAGCTATTCTATGACAGACACAGAATAGCTTTTGGAATATTAGACTTTATCGCTTAATTTTTATTAACTAGTTAAGGTTTTAAGAACAGAAGATTTTAAAAATTTAGCTCGACGTTTAAACCCTTCAGGATCACTCATTAATTTATCAAAATAAGTTAATCCTTCATTCACAACAATCAAATAATCGACCACATCTTCTGGGTTTGCTTCTTTGATAACCCCTGTTTCCATCCAAGAAATAGCATGAGGAATCAATAATTCCTTAAAACGGTTATACATAACTTGAAAACGCTCTTTGATTCTAGGATGTCTCGAAGACAAATAATAGCAAGCATAAAAAACAGTTTGGTCCGAAAAAGTCAACCAATCCTCACTAAACATAACATCCAATATATTATTAAATCGTTCTTGTGGGTCTTTTGCCCCTAGCATTTGTTCTTTAAAAGTATCTTCATAACGCCCTAACAAAAACTCAACAAAAGCAACCACCATTTCTTCTTTGGTTTTGAAATAGTGAATTAATAAGCTTGGATTTACCTCCATAAGGTTTGCTATCTTTGCTATTGATGCGTTTTCAAATCCTTCTTCTTTTAGAATAATATAAAAATGTTCTAAAATTTCTTTTTTGCGTACATCTGCTTTACTTTTTCTGCCCATTGCATGTATTCTTTCTATGTTAGTTAATTTTTCAGGATAAGTAAGTAATTAAACAGAATTGATTATGCGTTCCATTTACAATCATTAGTTCTGCTTATCTACGTAAGTAGACGGACAAAATTTAGTCTACTATTCATCTGTTGCCCTTCCTATAGTAACAATGCTACTAACTGATCTTACTAATTTATTGCTCATTATCTTTGTCCATCTTAATTAAGAGCTATACTTCTATTTAACAAAATACCAATAATTAAGTGTAAAAAAAGAAGCATCTCACCTAATATTCAACAAATATTCAAATAATTTTCTAAATTATCATTTTTTAAAGCACATAAATAATAATACTCCATAGATTATTTGCTTCATGCGCTACTAGGCTTATGAGCCAATAAGCTAGCTTTATGCATGATTTTTTGACTTGTAGATTGATTACAATCAACGACTTTGTATAAATGCAATAGCAATTTCTTTGAAATGAACATTTTAGGTGCTATTACATTTATATCGTTGCCTGCCCTATTTTATTTATAATGCAATTTTTATTATTTCGCCTTGCTTAACCATTGGTCTTATGTTTTCAACCTTTCCCCAGTGTTTGTTTGCACTAGGTATTTGTGCAGGATACAAATGATAAACGGCAAACATCTTTGCATCAATTTCAATTTCTTGCTCTTTTGCACTTTTTAGAATCCAATATGGCACAAAAGCCAATTCAAGATTATCCATGCCCCCAATTGTTTCTGGATTCGTTGCATCGCCAGATATAAATATTTTTTTTCCGTGCCAGGTTATTAAATAGGAATAATGCCTACATGGAATTCCCAAAAATGTGTGTTTCGTTTTATATGCCTTTATTTCAAAGTCACTAATTGTTTCACTCAACATTTCTAATTCTGAGATATTGGAAACGCCAAATGTCTTTCCTCGTTTTTTTTTCATTACTTTTTTCAAATTCTTTTTCGAATAATGATCAGCATGTTTATGAGTAAAGATGAAAATAGAATTTTCTTTTATGCTATCTAACTCTGCTTTATCAAACTCCATATATCCATAGGCTCCAGACTTATATGGAAAATCTATGTAAAAATTTGTAATTCCGTCAGTCATGTGGAATCCACAGTTTCCGATAAATTCAATTTGAATCTCTTTTGTCTGTGAAAACCCCAATGTTGTCATTAAGCATAAAGTAATCGTGAAAATTATTTTTCCAATCGTCTTTGTCATTTGCGTTGTATTATATTGAAGTTGTT from Aureispira anguillae encodes:
- a CDS encoding COG1470 family protein — encoded protein: MKLLNKIFLLVVCFLCSGAFLEAQVGINILQPDTSAILHLESTDRGFLPPRMTTAQRDNIYSPKPGLTIFNSEDSTVQYYTGRCWLPVWQESCDDCLFDFSIENQNGNIDRIMGNSDSTRLFINQTNGLSSVGVYVIANLPQGITASIDRAVVTGTDTVNLTVTADIFAPAGTYPIVVQAACDGTIKSQVYVVTIDPCIEIDLIAPTVNYDLQAVNNLPTSTPVCVVLRIPPGLEMTNDTSGAPVYTSGNLHAQSRVGIWNEGFLLAHGGKGGVGAGLQGQTGEGAPGTHAMHLTTHTHLVNTGRIYGGGGGGGSVGFLATIPIPQPIGNFNLGIGAGGGGGAQLGEGGNLGTGFGYYEAGTAASGGMLALPGNGGVLTTPISFQVTVAQFTITPAVFGGNGGGYGLPGQEGSLSFNLDVTINIPFVGNVSIFNQNFPDPPLTVFPDGGAAGHAIKRNNNLLIGPIDGNYQTTNIKGMIGN
- a CDS encoding aminotransferase class V-fold PLP-dependent enzyme; the protein is MKDWSQILTHTGEHKEEYYNAIVPPIIQSSNFAFPSIAAFRAGFKDELDSSLYTRGNNPTVRILRQKLAAMEGSEDALVFSSGAAAIAAAVIANVAAGDHIICVQKPYSWTAKLIGNFLQRFGVEHSFVDGRSIKNIEAEIRPNTTVMMLESPNSLTFELQDLKACAALAQQHQITTIIDNSYCSPYYQNPIEYGIDIVVHSGTKYLGGHSDVVFGVVCSSQSMIKKIFASEYMTLGACISPNDAWLVIRGLRTLPIRLEKISQTTQTVIQYLKKHPKVDYVCYPLDEDFPQYELAKEQMRGAGGLFSVNFKANSIEQMERFCDSLTDFFQLAVSWGGHEALQIPTCVFYNLHPNEVPPLPFTFVRYYIGLEEADYLIDKFERALALL
- the nhaD gene encoding sodium:proton antiporter NhaD, with the translated sequence MLTAVILTFIIGYLAIVFEHPLKLDKTVPALIMAAVCWALVSLGHIPLPEGHIAHGAAHDYYKDELGPTLLHHIGKTAEILIFLIGAMTIVELIDLHKGFSAITDRIKTTQKSTMLWLITPLAFFLSATLDNLACTIVLVSLLRKLVPVKEERIYFIGLAVIAANAGGAWSPIGDVTTTMLWINDNVSTSGLIVNILIPSIVCAVVPTFFMSRMSYMKGAITIPESSRETNTDSKKVVGSTVMLVAGLTGLIFVPIFKVITHLPPYVGMMLSLGMVWLISEYLHPDEDFEDKHHYSAHNALSRIEMSSILFFLGILMAVASLESMGTLKSLAVYMDNTIPNRDIVIAVLGLGSALIDNVPLVAAAMGMYTEGIDDKLWHFLAYSAGTGGSMLIIGSAAGVAAMGMEKIDFMWYVKHIAWLAFIGFVAGAIVFLLLYPVLNGDVSAADPILNTGTDLIKTIG
- a CDS encoding BatA domain-containing protein translates to MSFVYPWFLWALLALAIPVIIHLFHFRRFKTVYFTNVKFLKEVKEQTSARSKIKHLLVLIARILTLAFLVFAFAMPYLPNKNGKVKSGNKDVSIFFDNSFSMAAESEDVRLLEKARTRVEEIVSAYSVDDRIQILTADFEGRDQRLLSKEDALTRINEVKITHNVRNLSKVLARQKQAVNGGKNKNKELYIVSDFQKNITDLSPYKDTTISLNLVPLQSVQNQNVAIDTAWFQSPVQSLNQPNPLVVKVRNLSDREIPNVRMSLYIDNQTRPVGTLTIPAQTSVYDTIDIPVLRTGWHEAKLTITDFPIEFDNDYYFTFNVDEQVDILQIHEGTPNRFVAATFLDNDYFKATSQNAGQLNYTEFPNYDLVILDELKSIPSGLISELKNYAMNGGNVVLFPHHEANLSDYNNLTRQFNANAYGSLDVRERKVSYINFEEFIFNDVFEDRRSNLKLPVTQANYKIAKRATSGEEVILRYRDGGTFVGKYTQGKGHLFLCAAPLGVDYSDFVKNGEIFVPMLYKMALSATTEDKVAYIIGKDDVLETDNRASSSELVYKLQGNQGEFIPEQRPMGSRVMLGLNNQIKAAGFYNLYLKKDEVLDKFGFNYDRKESYLTFYNVEDLGNLMGSNVAIIEGTNSTDFTEIIATQSKGTPLWKWCLVIALIFLAIETALLRLWKI
- the ruvX gene encoding Holliday junction resolvase RuvX — translated: MARIMAIDYGIKRVGLATTDPLQIIASPLDTIATAQLLAFFENYLKTEDVECIVIGEPKHKDGSPTYLEGHIKGFIKRFKKVYPAIKIERQDEAFTSKMAEDVIQKTVKKKKDRQDKGLVDQISACLILQEYMGFF
- a CDS encoding DUF4412 domain-containing protein, which translates into the protein MNKITLLLIVFLASSTVVWAQTFEGIIEMHQVTSNGLEYDLKWYIKGDKIAYELSSASSRGEVQMRCVPQKSTNSMLMISGNTKRVIPASDITSPIGFSMEGAKLQNKGTVKHKDFSSVQHWEISTAEIVADVEITTDVKINFSEYKEFFKSDYGLCALAELGQEGFPLSSVTKDKNGNVLTKTTLKKVTRTTLSDSYFK